A region of the Terriglobia bacterium genome:
CCTCAACCCCGTCCTTGCCGAACAGGACCTGCTCCACCGCCTTCGTATCCGCCACGCAGATCCACACTACGTCAGCGTCTCTGGCCGCCTCCGCCGGAGTGGCAGCCGCTTTCGCCCCCGGCACTTCCTTTCCCTTGCTACGGTTGTACGCTTTGACCTCGTGCCCTGCTTTGACAAGGTTGGCCGCCATCGGCCCGCCCATAATTCCCAGCCCTACAAATGCAATCCTCATTGCGAGCACCTCAAACAATTTTTAACTTTCTTTGGATTAAAAATGAGGAACAATGAACCGTGCAAGTGGGAACGGTTTTCTGCGGCAGCCGCATCGTCGGAACCGTCGTGAGCGTCTAATTAGAAGTAGTCCATGCTCAACATCACGCTTCGCCGCAAGGCCAGGCAGTTCAGCAAACTCGTGAAGCACTCGGCCCTGACGCCGCGCACCGGCGTGAGCCGCAAGCCGGTGCTTGCCCAAAAAAGCCAACTCGGCATCACCTTCATCGGACACTCGAGCTTTTTCCTGCAACTTGCTGGAAAGAGCCTCGTTGTCGATCCAAATTTCGCCCGCTGGCTGTTCGTTCTCAAGCGCCTCCGGCAACCCGGACTCCGCATTGCAGACCTGCCACCCATCGACGCCGTTCTCGTCACGCACGCTCACTTTGATCACCTGCACCGCCCATCTCTGCGCGCCATCGCCCGTGCTACTCGCCGCAAGTCCGGACGCCGCCCATTAATCATCGTCCCGCAGCATGTCCGCGACATCGTCTTCGACCTCGGTTTTGAGGATGTGATCGAGATGAACTGGTGGGATCAATTCCGCCTTGGGGATCTTTCAATCGCCCACACGCCCTCTAACCACTGGGGCGCCCGTGTCATCCGCGACATGCACCGCGGCTTTGGCGGATACGTAATCCAGAACGGCAAACGCTCCGTCTACCATGCCGGAGACACTGCTTTCTTCGAGGGCTTCCACGAGATCGGACGCCGCTTGAATCCCGAAATCGCGCTCCTTCCCATCGGTGCCTATGAACCTCCATCCTTCCGCCGCGTACACACCTCCCCGGAAGATGCCGTCCAGGCCTTCGTCGACCTCAAGGCCGAGCGCATGATCCCCATGCACTACGGAACGTTCAAGCTCTCCCACGAACCCATGGAGGAACCCGTCCAGCGACTGCGTGCCGATGCCGAAAAACGTGGAATCGGCGACAAAATCACAGTCATGGAAGAGGGCGTTACGAGTTTCTTTTGATTCAATCCGCGAGTATCCGCGAAAATCCGCGGTTACGTTATTCGAAACTCACGACTGGAACTTTCTAAGGAGAGTTCTACGTGGCCTTAGCCGGCCCGTTCTTCGGTTCGGCAGTCTGGGTTTCAGGAACCTGCTTTTCCGGCGCTACTGATTTTGCAGGAAGCTCTTTAGTTTTCTCTTTATCCTTCTCTGCTTCTTTTGGCTCAATCTGCAACCGGTTGATAACGGACTTCACACCGGGGGTTCCGGCTGCAACCGTCGCCGCCCAGCCAAACTGCTCCTGGTTCTTCACCTTCCCGTTCAGGATTACCGTCATCCCGTCGAAATCGAAATCGATGCTGCTTCCCTGCAGACGGTCGTCCTTGGCGAGCCGCGCCTTCAGATCTTCCGACACTTTGTAGATGCTGGGTTTTTCCGTGACCGTCGTGGCAGGAACTGTCGAGCCCCCGTTGCAGGCCACCAGTGAAAATGTCAGTAACACCGTCGAAACAAAGATGATGGATCGTTTGAGCATTGGAGAATGTGTGAATTCAGCTTACCCCTTTCGCGGCAAACTGCAAGAGCCAATCCTATTTCGTCACCGATTTAGCACTCTTCCGCGGGGGCTTTTCCGTTGCACTTTTCTCTCTTAGTGCTGCGAAAGCTCTGCGACGGCGGATCTTCTGTTTGCGAAGACGATTGTGCCGTGCCTTGTCACCGTTGCGATTCGACATGAAGCATTCCTCGGCTGATGAGTCAGTTGTTTGAACAGTACTCGGCCCACACTAAGCTGTCAAACCCAGCGCCTTCCGAATCACCCTGACCGTCGCTTGCTTCATCTCCAGATTGCCGGCCTCTTCACCGGTCACCCATTTCGCTTCGCTCACGTCGCTCCCCGCTCGCAGGTCGCCGCCGCTCGGCCGGCACAAGAAATCAATCAGCACGTAGTGATACTGCGTTCGCCCCTCACGATCCGGAAAGATGCTGTCGAATACATCCAGAACATCGAACACTTCCACCTCGAGCCCAGTCTCTTCCTTCACTTCGCGCGCAATCCCCTCGCGCAGCTCCTCCCCCAATTCCAGCATCCCGCCCGGAATTGACCACTGCCCTTTCAGCGGCTCCGTCGCTCGACGCACCACTAGCGCGCGCCCGCCATCTACCACCACCGCGCCCACCCCGACAATCGGCCGATCCGGATAATCACGTTTCAAGGTTTTTTGGACTCCTCGATCAATTCACTGCATCGGCACGAAGCTTCTTGACCAGCATTCCTTCGCGTCTTCGTAGTTTCTTTCACTCTCACTGAAAGAAATCTCTCGGCGTGAAATTCACGATCTTCCACCCCTTTTTCCCCGCCGCGAACTCGAACCGTACCTGCCCTTCCCTCCGCACAGGCAAGCCCGACTGCGGAGTC
Encoded here:
- a CDS encoding BON domain-containing protein, with amino-acid sequence MLKRSIIFVSTVLLTFSLVACNGGSTVPATTVTEKPSIYKVSEDLKARLAKDDRLQGSSIDFDFDGMTVILNGKVKNQEQFGWAATVAAGTPGVKSVINRLQIEPKEAEKDKEKTKELPAKSVAPEKQVPETQTAEPKNGPAKAT
- a CDS encoding MBL fold metallo-hydrolase, which produces MLNITLRRKARQFSKLVKHSALTPRTGVSRKPVLAQKSQLGITFIGHSSFFLQLAGKSLVVDPNFARWLFVLKRLRQPGLRIADLPPIDAVLVTHAHFDHLHRPSLRAIARATRRKSGRRPLIIVPQHVRDIVFDLGFEDVIEMNWWDQFRLGDLSIAHTPSNHWGARVIRDMHRGFGGYVIQNGKRSVYHAGDTAFFEGFHEIGRRLNPEIALLPIGAYEPPSFRRVHTSPEDAVQAFVDLKAERMIPMHYGTFKLSHEPMEEPVQRLRADAEKRGIGDKITVMEEGVTSFF
- a CDS encoding NUDIX hydrolase, with protein sequence MKRDYPDRPIVGVGAVVVDGGRALVVRRATEPLKGQWSIPGGMLELGEELREGIAREVKEETGLEVEVFDVLDVFDSIFPDREGRTQYHYVLIDFLCRPSGGDLRAGSDVSEAKWVTGEEAGNLEMKQATVRVIRKALGLTA